From the Patescibacteria group bacterium genome, the window TTGGCAACCTCACGCACGATCCAGAAGTCCGCACTTTTGGAACGGGTCAGTCCGTCACCACCTTCTCGGTGGCAACGAACGCAGCCTGGCGTGATGCGCGGTCCAAGACCCTGAAGCAGAGCACGGAGTTTACCCCCGTGGTTGCCTGGGGCAAGCTTGGCAGCATCGTTGGACAGTACGCCCGTAAGGGTGACCGCTTGTACATCGAAGGTCGCCTGGCTACTCGACAGTGGGAAGGGAAAGACAATGTGAAGCGTTCACGAACGGAAGTGGTTGCGCAGAATGTGATCTTCCTGGGCTCCGCACGGAAAGGCGCGAAGCCCACAGCAGTCAGTGCGACAGAAGCACCGGTGGAGGGCGACCTCTCCCGCGTGCCAGTAGCGGCAGTGTAGGCATTCGTTCTTTACAATTCGCCCTCTTGTCAGCCCGTCGTCTGCACTTCGCGTTCAGGCGGCGGGGAATGAGCGGGTGAAGGGGTGGGGGGGGTAGAAGGTTTGGGTTTTGGTAGAGGTATAGGTAGAAGGTGGTGGTCGGAAGTTTAATAACCATTTCTATGTTAAAAAGTTTTCGAGATCTTGAAGTCTATCAAAATTTATACCAAGCCGGCTTAGCGGTGATTCGAGAAGTGATCCCTGCTTTACCAGCGATGGAGCGGTATGACTTGAGTGATCAACTTCGACGTGCCGCAAAAGCCGCGCCGCGATTAGTAGC encodes:
- the ssb gene encoding single-stranded DNA-binding protein, with the translated sequence MNLNKATILGNLTHDPEVRTFGTGQSVTTFSVATNAAWRDARSKTLKQSTEFTPVVAWGKLGSIVGQYARKGDRLYIEGRLATRQWEGKDNVKRSRTEVVAQNVIFLGSARKGAKPTAVSATEAPVEGDLSRVPVAAV